The following are encoded in a window of Vibrio azureus genomic DNA:
- a CDS encoding Ig-like domain-containing protein: MKKIWCSVFTILGAFALSGCNEDEFFNQSEATTSPSVAPLKSIQISVVANKVHGRSSPTVIVGQKTQYGATGTYEDNSQKDITKNVKWLSSDNDKAKFDANGLLEGLAAGETTVSASLFDIKSNIQVVEVTSAKLETIAVTPDKTSTPLGYTVQMKATGTFTDGTTQDLTSVSWSSMTPGTATVTPNGLVTPVAVGKAVIMATKDGIEATTTSFEVTDAKLESIVVTPDKTSTPLGQTVQMKASGTFTDGKTRDLTGVSWMSTNTDTATVTPDGLVTPVAVGKAVIMATKDGIEATTTSFEVTDAKLETIHVTPNRKSTPFGQTVKMSALGSFSDGSTRPLKGVSWISTDLDTATVSYDGLVEPVAVGWTDIIAMKDGVKAMTTLFEVTDAKLNAIDVTANTDKTPLGQNVQMIAEGTFTDDKKRNLTDVTWISTNLDTATVTTNGLVKPVAAGKTDIIAIKDGVEATMTEFEVTDAELVTIVVTSDSVDMSTPLGQNFEMKALGTFTDDSTHELSDVSWSASEGGVVSVKNMGLVIPAKVGTTEITATKDDVKATVSFEVTDAELDTIEITTNNNIMSTPLGHNLPMTATGIFTDGKKIDLNDVSWRSMSPETAIVDADGLVIPKQVGSTVIKATKDGVEAKTKLLMVTDAVLEEIRITSANELTLLAGQKVQLKAVGKFTDNTTQDLTDVTWTSNSTVTATVNDNGLVTAVETGKVSISVTFDGFEADAELDVQEGKLTDGRIDIFNSGDGTLFTSPPSIAFLNQYGLHYHDISPDGYGLFVKAGNPVPICRKFNNIKLGGRVNWRIPELNELKTLYKSHGNMYSYRKWPVDKNFLTLISSGLNPYILIDLSSSYTQAYDFHINQPEYTGFFVSCVSSPSS, from the coding sequence ATGAAAAAAATATGGTGTTCCGTCTTCACTATCTTAGGGGCGTTTGCCTTATCTGGATGTAACGAAGATGAATTTTTTAACCAATCTGAGGCGACAACAAGTCCGAGTGTCGCGCCTTTAAAATCGATTCAAATATCGGTAGTCGCTAATAAAGTTCATGGTCGTTCTAGTCCTACGGTTATCGTTGGTCAAAAAACGCAATATGGTGCCACGGGCACGTACGAGGACAACTCGCAAAAAGACATTACCAAGAATGTAAAATGGTTAAGTTCTGACAATGATAAAGCCAAATTTGATGCGAATGGATTATTAGAGGGTTTGGCTGCGGGTGAAACAACGGTTTCGGCATCGTTATTTGATATTAAAAGTAATATACAAGTCGTTGAAGTGACGTCTGCTAAGCTTGAGACAATCGCTGTTACGCCAGATAAAACGTCAACCCCATTAGGTTATACGGTGCAGATGAAGGCCACGGGTACATTTACGGATGGAACTACGCAAGACTTAACAAGCGTCTCTTGGAGCTCAATGACACCTGGCACGGCGACAGTGACTCCTAACGGTTTGGTAACACCCGTTGCGGTTGGTAAGGCGGTCATCATGGCGACGAAGGACGGTATTGAGGCTACAACCACTTCATTTGAAGTGACGGATGCTAAGCTTGAGTCAATCGTTGTTACGCCAGATAAAACGTCAACCCCATTAGGTCAAACGGTGCAGATGAAGGCATCGGGTACATTTACTGATGGAAAAACGAGAGACTTAACGGGCGTCTCTTGGATGTCAACGAATACTGATACGGCGACAGTGACTCCTGACGGTTTGGTAACCCCCGTTGCGGTTGGTAAGGCGGTCATCATGGCGACGAAGGACGGTATTGAGGCTACAACGACTTCATTTGAAGTGACGGATGCTAAGCTTGAGACAATCCATGTTACGCCAAATAGAAAGTCAACGCCATTTGGTCAAACGGTGAAAATGAGCGCACTGGGTTCTTTTAGTGATGGAAGCACGAGACCCTTAAAAGGCGTCTCTTGGATTTCAACGGATCTTGACACGGCGACGGTGTCTTATGACGGTTTGGTAGAACCCGTTGCGGTTGGTTGGACAGACATCATTGCGATGAAGGATGGCGTTAAAGCAATGACGACTTTGTTTGAAGTGACGGATGCTAAGCTTAATGCAATCGATGTTACGGCAAATACGGATAAAACGCCATTAGGTCAAAATGTGCAGATGATAGCTGAAGGTACATTTACTGATGATAAAAAACGAAATTTAACGGACGTCACTTGGATTTCAACGAATCTTGATACGGCGACAGTGACTACTAACGGTTTGGTAAAACCCGTTGCGGCTGGTAAGACAGACATCATAGCAATAAAGGATGGTGTTGAGGCAACAATGACTGAGTTTGAAGTAACGGATGCTGAGCTTGTAACAATCGTTGTCACGTCAGATAGCGTTGATATGTCAACGCCATTAGGTCAAAATTTTGAGATGAAGGCATTAGGGACATTTACTGATGACAGTACACATGAATTATCAGACGTCTCTTGGAGTGCATCGGAAGGTGGCGTGGTGTCAGTGAAAAATATGGGTTTGGTAATACCCGCTAAGGTTGGTACGACGGAGATCACTGCGACGAAGGATGATGTTAAAGCCACGGTTTCATTTGAAGTGACGGATGCTGAGCTTGATACAATCGAAATTACGACAAACAACAATATTATGTCAACGCCATTAGGACATAATTTGCCGATGACGGCTACAGGTATATTTACTGATGGAAAGAAGATAGACTTAAATGACGTCTCTTGGAGGTCAATGAGTCCTGAAACGGCGATAGTAGATGCTGACGGTCTGGTAATACCAAAACAGGTTGGTAGCACGGTTATCAAGGCAACGAAGGATGGTGTAGAAGCAAAAACGAAGTTACTGATGGTGACGGATGCTGTGCTTGAGGAAATCCGTATTACGTCAGCAAACGAGTTAACGCTATTAGCAGGTCAAAAAGTGCAGTTGAAGGCCGTGGGTAAATTTACGGATAACACCACGCAAGACTTAACAGACGTTACTTGGACGTCAAATTCAACTGTCACGGCGACAGTTAATGACAACGGTTTGGTAACCGCAGTAGAGACTGGTAAAGTGTCTATCAGTGTAACATTCGATGGTTTTGAAGCTGATGCCGAGTTAGATGTGCAAGAGGGAAAACTGACGGATGGTCGTATCGATATTTTCAACAGTGGCGATGGAACGTTATTCACCAGTCCACCATCGATAGCTTTCCTTAACCAGTATGGCTTACATTATCATGACATATCCCCCGATGGTTACGGCCTATTTGTAAAGGCTGGGAATCCTGTACCAATTTGTAGGAAATTCAACAATATTAAACTCGGTGGGCGTGTCAACTGGCGTATACCAGAATTGAATGAGCTAAAAACACTCTATAAATCTCACGGCAATATGTATAGCTATCGTAAATGGCCTGTTGATAAGAACTTCTTAACCTTGATTAGTAGTGGTTTAAATCCTTATATATTAATCGATCTGTCCTCTTCATATACTCAGGCTTATGATTTTCATATAAATCAACCTGAATACACTGGATTTTTTGTCTCGTGTGTCTCAAGTCCTAGTTCTTAG
- a CDS encoding diguanylate cyclase, whose product MTTNLSNDKGLYYSTTRRYLLAVLIIALLSTAAYFTLQSALSDSDTTAYMVNLSGRQRMLSQHIALDSYRLHQTYQTGQTPTDQNLSQMDNNIFDMRQANRQLSSGVLSKNKTVDLSSAIREIYFGEMNLYARVNRYLDVAQKLKTSSVNKDRLFYLSLIDSQSEQILKDLNKAVQQYQLEGEESLSRIEDLELFVWLATLTALLLEVLFIFRPMIKLIVTSQREQERTLECLEEMVELRTLKLEIANKKLKEVATYDPLTKLKNRLTLENDVEVLITLSKKNHVPFALAIIDIDFFKEVNDGFGHLAGDYVLKELAVLMLGITRAYDHLYRVGGEEFVLVLNRVKLDEMIAILEKLRSKVEAHKFDYEGENINITISVGACHISQLNLARVQDILRVSDQALYSAKNSGRNRVRLAPYERAKPALQTI is encoded by the coding sequence ATGACGACAAACCTAAGTAATGACAAGGGGCTATACTATTCTACGACACGTCGTTATTTGCTCGCTGTCCTCATTATTGCGCTCCTTTCTACTGCGGCTTATTTCACTCTTCAATCTGCGTTATCAGATTCTGATACAACCGCTTATATGGTCAACTTGTCTGGTAGGCAGCGTATGCTGAGCCAGCATATTGCTTTAGATTCGTATCGTTTGCATCAGACCTATCAAACAGGGCAGACTCCCACTGACCAAAATTTGTCCCAGATGGACAATAATATTTTCGACATGAGGCAGGCAAATCGGCAACTGTCTTCTGGTGTGCTCTCTAAAAATAAAACAGTAGATTTATCCAGTGCAATCAGAGAGATATATTTTGGTGAAATGAACCTCTATGCGCGGGTAAATCGTTACTTGGATGTTGCTCAAAAGCTCAAAACGAGTTCAGTAAATAAAGATAGGCTGTTCTACCTGAGCTTGATTGATAGTCAGTCTGAACAAATCCTAAAAGATCTTAATAAAGCCGTTCAGCAGTACCAACTTGAAGGTGAAGAAAGCTTGTCGAGGATTGAAGATCTTGAGTTGTTCGTTTGGCTAGCCACTCTTACAGCATTACTTTTGGAAGTGCTTTTCATTTTTAGGCCAATGATAAAATTAATTGTCACATCCCAAAGAGAACAAGAGCGAACCCTTGAGTGTCTTGAGGAAATGGTTGAGTTACGTACTTTGAAGCTTGAGATAGCAAACAAGAAACTTAAAGAAGTCGCCACTTATGATCCTCTGACCAAACTTAAGAACAGATTGACTCTGGAAAATGATGTTGAAGTCCTGATTACATTAAGCAAAAAAAATCATGTGCCCTTTGCACTAGCTATAATCGACATTGATTTCTTCAAAGAAGTCAATGATGGCTTTGGCCACTTAGCAGGTGATTATGTGCTGAAAGAACTTGCCGTGCTTATGTTAGGAATCACGCGAGCGTATGATCACCTTTATCGAGTAGGAGGAGAAGAATTTGTATTGGTGTTAAACCGAGTCAAGCTAGATGAAATGATCGCCATACTTGAAAAGCTGCGCTCTAAGGTAGAAGCGCATAAATTTGATTATGAAGGGGAAAATATCAATATTACGATCAGTGTAGGGGCCTGTCATATTAGTCAGCTTAATTTGGCACGTGTTCAAGACATTCTTCGAGTGTCTGATCAGGCGCTCTATTCAGCTAAGAATTCTGGGCGAAATCGCGTTCGACTAGCCCCATATGAAAGAGCGAAACCAGCTCTTCAAACCATCTAA
- a CDS encoding GNAT family N-acetyltransferase, translating to MIREITKADFESFWPTFSAIVQAQETYAFDPDMTREQAFEIWCESPLKAFVFVKNDLVLGSYYIKPNAMGPSRHICNCGYMVSSKARGKGIARLMCEHSQEMALELGFDAMQFNSVVSTNEVAVKLWKKLGFRIIGTIPKAYKHAHLGLVDSYVMYKWLRT from the coding sequence ATGATTAGGGAAATAACAAAGGCCGATTTTGAGTCGTTTTGGCCAACATTTTCAGCGATAGTTCAGGCTCAAGAAACCTATGCCTTTGACCCAGATATGACACGAGAACAAGCATTCGAAATATGGTGTGAATCTCCACTGAAAGCCTTTGTTTTTGTAAAAAATGACCTTGTTCTGGGTTCTTACTACATTAAGCCAAATGCGATGGGACCCAGCCGTCATATCTGTAATTGTGGATATATGGTTTCAAGCAAAGCCAGAGGCAAGGGTATTGCACGTCTTATGTGTGAACATTCTCAGGAAATGGCTCTAGAGTTGGGCTTTGATGCCATGCAATTTAACAGCGTGGTTTCTACCAATGAAGTCGCGGTGAAGCTGTGGAAGAAGCTTGGTTTTCGTATTATAGGTACCATCCCTAAGGCATATAAACATGCTCATTTAGGGTTAGTGGATAGCTACGTCATGTACAAATGGCTACGAACATAA
- a CDS encoding carbon-nitrogen hydrolase family protein, translating to MESGKVRFALAQYKAVRGNIKENLNRHKKFCFEAARLGADIITFPELSLTGYELPLLEDLAIEKSSTHVHELSQLAVSNSMTVIAGCPLKSEQSKPYIGAMICHPSGDVDFYSKQYLHQGESEYCLAGSKNYFFNVNQVKIALAVCADFTEPRHQSDALTERAAVYLISALISRDGFS from the coding sequence GTGGAATCTGGTAAAGTGAGGTTTGCTCTAGCGCAATACAAGGCAGTGAGAGGAAATATCAAAGAAAATTTAAATCGCCATAAAAAGTTTTGCTTTGAAGCCGCACGATTAGGGGCTGACATTATTACTTTTCCAGAGTTATCTTTGACAGGGTATGAGCTGCCATTGTTGGAAGATTTAGCGATAGAGAAGTCTTCTACTCATGTTCATGAATTGTCTCAACTTGCTGTTTCAAATAGCATGACCGTTATCGCTGGGTGTCCCTTAAAAAGTGAGCAATCAAAGCCATATATTGGCGCTATGATTTGTCATCCTAGTGGAGACGTAGATTTCTATTCCAAGCAGTATCTACACCAAGGAGAGAGTGAGTACTGCCTAGCAGGTTCTAAAAACTATTTCTTCAATGTTAATCAGGTCAAAATTGCACTGGCTGTGTGTGCAGATTTTACGGAACCTCGTCATCAATCTGACGCACTTACTGAGCGGGCTGCGGTTTATTTGATAAGTGCGCTTATTTCAAGGGATGGTTTTTCCTAA
- a CDS encoding GNAT family N-acetyltransferase: MLYWKVSNFSTLTVFQLYDLLKLRVDVFIKEQNCPYNDLDDKDTDPNTLHILGYHGDKLVAYSRILPPGLGYPHEVHDQIPADANDIAIGRVVTSPACRGQGLGHQLMAFSVKTAKETWPGKSIFISSQAHLVQYYGQYGFEAATLPYEEDGLPMMGLKCSPMME; encoded by the coding sequence ATGTTGTACTGGAAAGTCTCTAATTTTTCTACACTCACTGTTTTTCAATTGTACGATTTACTCAAATTGCGTGTTGACGTCTTCATCAAAGAACAAAATTGCCCTTATAATGATTTGGATGACAAAGACACCGATCCCAATACTCTACATATACTTGGCTACCATGGTGACAAGCTGGTTGCCTACAGCCGAATTTTACCGCCTGGGCTTGGTTACCCTCATGAAGTCCATGACCAAATCCCTGCTGACGCCAACGATATCGCCATCGGCCGTGTTGTTACCAGTCCCGCATGCCGTGGCCAAGGATTGGGTCACCAGCTAATGGCATTCAGTGTGAAAACAGCGAAAGAAACATGGCCCGGGAAATCGATATTCATCTCCTCTCAGGCCCATCTTGTTCAATACTATGGTCAATACGGATTTGAAGCCGCGACTCTGCCCTACGAGGAAGACGGTTTACCAATGATGGGCTTGAAGTGTTCCCCTATGATGGAATAA
- a CDS encoding PAAR-like domain-containing protein — MAVTIAANGLSIVHKDSGGEANASSPDVCLTKVGKPVVPIPYGNNAKSSDLAGGTTTVTADGGNSIALKDSTFSKSTGDAGGDKKGVSSGTIEAEAKFISASSTVLIEGKGVARQTDQMTMNKANTMCSGVQNPPVSVVEDSEETHDLEVCIRYPNGKRLTNAPFELINEEGAVVGSGTLDGQGKAIVTGLKPDKVKLVAEESQDDFELKTIRRDNPHYQESVSDEDFFELATKGQRGFWQPTRVESFGTAWGCIGPNLNEDKFFHDILETEIKMHFSHFDASSKYDFDKVCASSLCHLRQPLPHTTESLLAKTMPHALEEGDILSTILCLDPRETSDSMLGYIRGLGEGNPQSFLEKYNWEAAKKTMQKELESLDKKVRGRLTYLHDEAHKEYESLEEVLSEHLNKLDAYSKAKTEQISNAFAKLEAKAKKILENIENVKVTQEERPVSTESKTVTSTVNAPNTIKTVEPYLEEIPGVIKNAIPIYPVRYGYANVFDEIIEAQNPLTLPEMKEKQNIQETGGYLFRLLREGWIYIKEEREGKVKPFHIFKYSQIALPNGVLEKFEKYEFTNKINASGGLTLDTSSGKTFYPCPFVSTKAKKVSIAYSAHEWTVELIDSINDDKNKELREKTMQQIDVTESETDYSIEATPENLTKLVEDYRANDQKWLGLKDSQAEEYGFDYLTADLSYHLSPEGIIENMYKGNSENKGGILVALFDPIGRQADLAFALTQLTVWEEQDKVQKRYPRGIAQILNQAFLSEKAPEEIKEAALDNLHIEELKKFNEETDNIKAYFKERRIAILDVYRAFAYKQGDDQRFVNSIGSLDTYFKTFFDIKSDKPKDPVKEVEEVASVVAAIFEGVGSSVEGQDLLADMMNQAYETDDDLIKDSENSYGLPLDYVQRILTQCQNGVATDWGEATKRLLEIFKNLYNHAAAVNIYGLGVSETFHTKLTGSSIKKIVNSLLPTFSKHVFGFSLTGKTVSVQMSELSLLLGEFINPGGKYPRYNWEDPNLNWVKKLMSYKNKMDQAKNKNGPSLEVPEVEHHGADGKSTSSAGGNAASFLVSAVGAGWSWYINATTLLGFLSDERFKSSDPLADPHGGYYDYLQIVSALTAITIDSAAVSGMALKVYERSLNSARLGATGIQKILPAASKSAQLKIATFLSSKVANGLIATANLAVAFTESRQAYLDWESGNIGGAIGHGTIVLSSLSFAAAGVGGIISASSAIIGALNIFGFVLLVIGGTLLWLFTKNKIENLLFNCFWGKSKVYGFWRYIADEGKVGLSKRFEWSGRIVESLPIQKAFEIEMQEFNNLLCMPSVEVERSGIFLSGQKTVSYQFKLPGFITDVSEICGSVQRLAVDHTIHPMPNAVHMVRNELDQEGTEAFKKALQRALDDAPHHKNGGLVLNKGVLELNVEVTLHENSKLYWYYQPQPGVITPKRMLESNGLAKKPIIGMIDKDLI; from the coding sequence ATGGCCGTAACGATTGCAGCAAACGGATTAAGTATTGTACACAAAGATTCTGGGGGGGAGGCGAACGCGTCGTCCCCGGATGTGTGCTTGACCAAAGTTGGTAAGCCTGTTGTGCCTATTCCCTATGGTAATAACGCCAAGTCATCGGATTTAGCGGGGGGAACAACGACGGTTACTGCTGATGGCGGTAACAGTATCGCGTTAAAAGATAGTACCTTTTCAAAAAGTACGGGTGATGCTGGAGGGGATAAAAAAGGGGTTTCTTCAGGTACCATTGAAGCAGAAGCAAAATTTATTTCAGCCTCCTCCACTGTTTTGATTGAAGGTAAAGGCGTTGCACGTCAGACAGACCAAATGACGATGAACAAGGCCAATACCATGTGTTCTGGTGTGCAAAATCCACCAGTGAGTGTCGTAGAAGATTCAGAAGAAACACACGATCTAGAGGTTTGCATTCGTTACCCCAACGGCAAGCGCTTAACGAATGCCCCTTTTGAGTTGATTAACGAAGAGGGTGCTGTTGTTGGCTCTGGTACTCTTGACGGTCAAGGCAAAGCCATTGTGACAGGGCTTAAGCCGGACAAAGTGAAGTTGGTCGCAGAAGAAAGTCAAGATGACTTCGAACTCAAAACCATTCGTCGAGATAATCCTCATTATCAAGAATCAGTATCAGATGAAGATTTTTTTGAATTAGCAACAAAAGGTCAACGAGGATTCTGGCAACCGACCCGAGTCGAATCTTTCGGTACGGCATGGGGGTGTATTGGGCCAAATTTGAATGAGGATAAGTTTTTCCACGACATCCTTGAAACCGAGATAAAAATGCATTTCTCGCATTTTGATGCCTCCAGTAAATATGATTTTGACAAAGTATGTGCTTCTTCGTTGTGTCACCTTCGCCAACCGCTCCCTCATACCACTGAGTCTTTGTTAGCTAAAACCATGCCTCATGCTCTTGAAGAGGGCGACATACTTTCTACTATTTTGTGCTTAGACCCTCGAGAAACATCGGATAGCATGTTGGGTTACATTCGTGGACTCGGAGAGGGTAATCCGCAAAGCTTTCTTGAAAAATATAACTGGGAAGCGGCCAAAAAAACGATGCAAAAGGAACTTGAATCCTTAGACAAAAAAGTTCGAGGCCGCTTAACCTATCTTCATGATGAAGCACATAAGGAATATGAATCTTTAGAAGAAGTCTTGTCCGAGCACCTCAATAAACTCGACGCCTATTCAAAAGCGAAAACAGAACAGATTTCCAACGCTTTTGCAAAGTTGGAAGCCAAGGCTAAAAAAATTCTTGAAAATATTGAGAACGTCAAAGTAACTCAAGAAGAGAGGCCTGTTTCTACGGAAAGCAAAACCGTAACTTCAACGGTTAACGCGCCAAACACCATAAAAACGGTGGAGCCGTACCTTGAAGAAATTCCTGGTGTGATTAAAAATGCCATTCCTATTTATCCTGTTCGTTATGGGTATGCGAATGTCTTTGATGAGATAATAGAGGCCCAAAACCCGCTAACCTTGCCTGAAATGAAGGAGAAGCAAAATATTCAGGAGACTGGAGGCTATTTATTCAGGTTATTAAGAGAAGGCTGGATATACATTAAAGAAGAGCGAGAAGGGAAAGTAAAGCCGTTCCATATCTTTAAATATTCGCAAATAGCACTACCAAATGGTGTCCTTGAAAAGTTCGAAAAATATGAGTTCACAAACAAGATAAATGCGAGCGGAGGACTGACTCTAGACACCTCTTCAGGCAAAACATTCTATCCATGTCCATTTGTGAGCACCAAGGCTAAGAAAGTGTCTATCGCCTATTCTGCACATGAGTGGACTGTCGAGCTGATTGATAGCATCAATGATGATAAGAATAAAGAGCTGCGTGAAAAAACCATGCAGCAGATTGATGTCACCGAGTCTGAAACCGATTACAGCATAGAAGCGACACCAGAAAATCTAACCAAGCTGGTCGAGGACTATCGAGCAAACGATCAAAAATGGCTTGGATTAAAAGACAGTCAGGCTGAAGAATATGGGTTTGATTATCTTACTGCTGATCTCAGTTATCACCTTTCTCCTGAAGGGATCATTGAGAACATGTACAAAGGTAATAGTGAAAATAAAGGCGGCATCTTAGTTGCACTATTTGATCCAATTGGACGACAAGCGGACCTCGCATTTGCACTTACTCAGTTAACGGTCTGGGAAGAGCAAGATAAAGTACAAAAACGATACCCGAGAGGAATTGCACAAATTCTTAATCAGGCATTTCTAAGTGAAAAAGCGCCGGAGGAGATAAAAGAAGCCGCTCTAGATAACTTGCATATAGAGGAGCTGAAAAAATTTAACGAAGAAACCGATAATATTAAAGCGTATTTCAAAGAACGGCGTATTGCCATACTTGACGTGTATCGTGCTTTTGCTTACAAACAAGGGGATGACCAGCGTTTTGTCAATTCTATCGGTTCGTTAGATACTTATTTTAAGACATTTTTCGATATTAAGTCAGATAAACCAAAGGATCCGGTAAAAGAGGTAGAAGAAGTCGCCAGTGTGGTTGCTGCAATTTTTGAAGGAGTGGGATCTTCAGTAGAAGGGCAAGATTTATTAGCAGATATGATGAATCAAGCTTATGAAACTGACGATGATCTAATCAAAGATTCAGAAAACAGTTATGGATTACCATTAGATTATGTTCAGAGAATACTTACTCAGTGTCAGAATGGTGTTGCAACAGACTGGGGAGAGGCAACAAAAAGATTACTGGAAATATTTAAAAATCTCTATAATCATGCAGCGGCAGTAAATATTTATGGCCTAGGAGTATCCGAGACATTTCATACTAAACTGACTGGCTCATCGATAAAAAAAATTGTTAATTCATTATTACCGACATTCTCCAAACATGTTTTTGGTTTTAGCCTAACAGGGAAAACCGTCAGTGTCCAAATGTCAGAACTGTCATTATTACTTGGGGAGTTCATCAATCCTGGAGGTAAATATCCTCGATATAATTGGGAAGACCCTAACCTTAATTGGGTAAAAAAGCTCATGTCATATAAAAATAAAATGGATCAGGCAAAAAATAAAAATGGTCCAAGTTTAGAGGTTCCTGAAGTAGAACATCATGGCGCCGATGGTAAGAGCACATCAAGTGCTGGGGGGAACGCGGCATCATTCTTAGTATCAGCGGTCGGAGCAGGTTGGTCGTGGTATATCAATGCGACAACATTACTTGGCTTTTTATCTGATGAGCGGTTTAAATCATCAGACCCACTTGCTGATCCTCATGGCGGATATTATGATTATTTACAGATAGTTTCAGCACTTACTGCAATAACGATAGACAGCGCTGCAGTAAGTGGTATGGCGCTGAAGGTTTACGAACGTTCCTTAAACAGTGCGAGGTTGGGAGCGACAGGAATACAAAAAATATTACCTGCAGCTTCAAAATCCGCTCAACTTAAAATTGCAACGTTTCTCTCTTCAAAAGTAGCCAACGGTCTTATTGCAACCGCAAACTTAGCGGTTGCTTTCACAGAATCCAGGCAAGCATACCTTGATTGGGAAAGTGGGAATATAGGAGGGGCTATAGGGCATGGTACAATTGTATTATCTTCTTTATCTTTTGCTGCCGCTGGGGTTGGTGGGATAATATCTGCATCTTCAGCCATTATCGGAGCACTGAATATTTTTGGCTTTGTCTTGCTTGTGATAGGTGGAACGTTGTTATGGTTATTTACTAAAAATAAAATAGAAAATTTACTGTTCAACTGTTTCTGGGGGAAAAGCAAAGTTTATGGGTTTTGGAGATATATTGCAGATGAGGGAAAAGTAGGTTTATCCAAGCGTTTCGAATGGTCAGGTCGAATTGTAGAAAGTTTGCCAATACAAAAAGCTTTTGAAATTGAAATGCAAGAGTTTAATAACTTATTATGTATGCCAAGTGTGGAAGTTGAGCGTTCAGGCATTTTCTTGAGTGGGCAAAAAACGGTAAGCTATCAATTTAAATTGCCTGGATTTATTACGGACGTTTCTGAAATCTGTGGTTCAGTCCAAAGATTAGCTGTAGATCACACAATTCATCCAATGCCAAATGCGGTACACATGGTGCGTAACGAGCTAGATCAAGAAGGAACCGAAGCATTTAAAAAAGCACTACAGCGAGCATTGGATGATGCCCCGCATCATAAAAATGGGGGGCTGGTTCTTAATAAGGGAGTGTTAGAGTTAAACGTAGAAGTAACTTTACATGAGAACTCGAAACTTTACTGGTATTATCAGCCCCAACCAGGTGTAATCACACCAAAGCGGATGTTAGAGTCAAATGGTCTAGCGAAAAAACCAATTATAGGCATGATAGATAAGGACTTAATCTGA